In Mycolicibacterium mucogenicum DSM 44124, the following are encoded in one genomic region:
- a CDS encoding zinc-binding dehydrogenase, whose protein sequence is MWCYRLVAPYTFERIDIPRPTAEVLTDGQVLLKFGAAGICGSDIPGFRGTKGKLPGDTGPCAAEMNGFPVHEIAGEVLASRHPGHRIGDLVVGWASGFDGLMDTVVADGNGLAAYDPALTPELAVGLQPLACVLYTVEQLPDLTGKRVAVIGLGSIGLLFAYLAKAAGAGHVTGVDPVDRSAVAPAFGVDTVVRATSDRWISHLDPGDKADVVIEAVGHQVATLNHALDAAAFGGTVFYFGVPDDDSYPISMRTLLRNNLTLKSGVTLDRRRVLTAAGQFARAHPELLPRYLTHTFIADQVQEAFELAARPSPGRVKIAITA, encoded by the coding sequence ATGTGGTGCTACCGACTGGTCGCGCCGTACACCTTCGAGCGCATCGACATTCCCCGGCCGACCGCCGAAGTGTTGACCGACGGTCAGGTGTTGTTGAAGTTCGGCGCCGCGGGCATCTGCGGCAGCGACATTCCCGGATTCCGCGGCACCAAGGGCAAACTGCCGGGCGACACCGGTCCCTGCGCCGCCGAGATGAACGGCTTCCCGGTACACGAGATCGCGGGCGAGGTGTTGGCCAGCAGACACCCGGGCCACCGGATCGGGGACCTCGTGGTCGGCTGGGCATCCGGGTTCGACGGGCTGATGGACACGGTAGTGGCCGACGGAAACGGTTTGGCCGCATACGATCCGGCGCTGACACCCGAACTCGCCGTCGGGCTGCAGCCGCTGGCCTGCGTGCTGTACACCGTGGAGCAGTTGCCGGACCTCACGGGCAAGCGGGTCGCCGTGATCGGCCTCGGGTCGATCGGCCTCTTGTTCGCGTATCTGGCGAAGGCAGCCGGGGCCGGGCATGTCACTGGTGTCGACCCGGTGGACCGTTCGGCCGTCGCGCCGGCGTTCGGGGTCGACACCGTGGTGCGGGCGACCAGTGACCGGTGGATCAGTCATCTCGATCCCGGCGACAAGGCGGATGTGGTGATCGAGGCGGTGGGGCATCAGGTCGCGACGCTCAACCACGCACTCGACGCGGCGGCCTTCGGCGGCACCGTCTTCTACTTCGGCGTGCCCGATGACGACAGCTACCCGATCAGTATGCGGACCCTGCTGCGCAACAACCTGACACTGAAATCCGGTGTGACACTGGATCGTCGGCGGGTGTTGACGGCAGCCGGCCAGTTTGCGCGCGCGCATCCGGAGCTGCTGCCGCGATATCTGACCCACACCTTCATCGCGGATCAGGTGCAGGAGGCGTTCGAACTGGCTGCCCGGCCCAGCCCGGGTCGCGTGAAGATCGCGATCACCGCATGA
- a CDS encoding alpha/beta hydrolase: MSIERRLDPALRHLVGARIDLAAETLVQLRESLDSRRRLAAAAVDVTGVDVADAQVAAAGRVIPVRIYRAGGRAVPAVLFCHSGGFVLGNLDTDHRWCLELARAVGCAVVSVDYRLAPEHPYPAAFDDVAAVLEWIADHAAALDVDAQRIAVAGNSAGGGLAALVAQASAVGALPPVVFQLLHQPVLDDRPTPSKADFSTTPGFDGPAVELMWQHYLAGAPVPAGAVPGRTAELAGVPTALITCAELDPLRDEAVDYALRLMWAGVTTELHVYPGTCHGFESFLPDWQTSRDLLALHAGALRRALCR, from the coding sequence GTGTCCATCGAACGCCGGTTGGATCCCGCGCTGCGGCACCTGGTTGGCGCGCGGATCGACCTGGCAGCGGAAACCCTTGTCCAGCTACGTGAATCTCTTGATAGCCGGCGGCGTCTCGCTGCCGCCGCGGTCGATGTCACGGGCGTCGACGTCGCCGATGCCCAGGTTGCGGCAGCCGGGCGGGTGATTCCGGTTCGGATATACCGGGCCGGCGGCCGGGCTGTCCCCGCGGTGCTCTTCTGCCATTCCGGTGGCTTTGTGCTGGGCAACCTGGACACCGATCACCGCTGGTGTCTGGAACTGGCCAGGGCCGTCGGCTGCGCGGTGGTTTCGGTGGACTACCGCCTGGCTCCCGAACACCCCTATCCGGCCGCGTTCGATGACGTCGCGGCGGTGCTCGAGTGGATTGCGGACCATGCCGCGGCGCTGGACGTGGATGCACAGCGGATTGCGGTGGCGGGCAACAGCGCCGGCGGTGGGTTGGCCGCGTTGGTGGCCCAGGCGTCGGCTGTGGGGGCGTTGCCGCCGGTGGTCTTCCAGCTGCTGCATCAGCCGGTGCTCGATGACCGGCCGACACCGTCGAAGGCCGATTTCTCGACTACGCCCGGATTCGACGGTCCGGCGGTCGAACTGATGTGGCAGCACTACCTGGCCGGTGCGCCGGTGCCGGCGGGGGCAGTACCCGGGCGGACGGCCGAATTGGCCGGTGTGCCAACGGCTCTGATCACCTGCGCGGAACTGGACCCACTGCGCGATGAAGCCGTCGACTACGCGCTGCGGCTCATGTGGGCCGGTGTCACCACGGAACTGCATGTGTATCCGGGCACGTGCCACGGGTTTGAGTCATTCCTGCCGGACTGGCAGACCAGCCGGGACCTGTTGGCGCTGCACGCCGGTGCATTGCGGCGCGCCCTGTGCCGCTAG
- a CDS encoding flavin-containing monooxygenase, translated as MPADRMTAVTRDLSVGIIGAGPGGLALGIFLKKAGFRDFTIFDREDGVGGTWRINTYPGLACDVKSHLYSYSFDLNPDWSRMWSGQAEILAYFENCAERYELGPHLRLGTEIAAARWDAETGDWELTTATGERHRFDVVVSAIGLFTRPVLPELSEEEPFLGTVMHTARWDPSVPIDGRRVAVLGTGSTAAQLLPELAKTAEHVYSIQRSPTWILPKPDRPYTDRERWLFRRVPLAKKIYRTRLWLRSESNIAVIENGSDKTQQFKAVAVNMLESTVADRELRRRLTPDTPLGCKRLVFSSDFLPALTRSNVDVVSSPARALRSRSLVTAEGDEFEVDVVVCATGYAAADYLGQIEVTGEGGRPLSERWRDGAHAYLGMAVPGFPNFFMLYGPNTNVGSNSVIFMLEAQAHYVVRALKYLRRKRKRYIAVREPVMQDFLAKVDRWMVGTVWTTRCNNYFRVAGGRVVTQWPRSARTFWAMTRRFRPADYDFGDR; from the coding sequence ATGCCTGCAGATCGGATGACGGCGGTGACTCGTGACCTGTCGGTCGGCATCATCGGCGCCGGCCCCGGCGGACTGGCGCTCGGAATCTTCCTGAAGAAAGCCGGCTTTCGTGACTTCACCATTTTCGACCGGGAGGACGGTGTCGGCGGCACCTGGCGCATCAACACCTACCCGGGGCTGGCCTGTGATGTGAAGTCGCATCTCTACTCGTACTCATTCGACCTCAACCCGGACTGGTCCCGGATGTGGTCCGGCCAGGCAGAGATTCTGGCGTACTTCGAAAACTGTGCTGAACGTTACGAATTGGGACCGCATTTACGACTGGGCACCGAGATCGCGGCAGCGCGGTGGGATGCCGAGACCGGCGACTGGGAACTGACCACCGCGACGGGGGAACGGCATCGCTTCGATGTCGTGGTGTCTGCCATCGGCTTGTTCACCCGGCCGGTGCTGCCTGAATTGTCCGAGGAAGAACCGTTCCTCGGCACGGTCATGCATACCGCGCGGTGGGATCCCTCGGTACCCATCGACGGCCGCCGGGTCGCCGTCCTCGGAACGGGATCGACTGCCGCGCAGCTGCTTCCGGAGCTGGCCAAGACCGCCGAACACGTCTATTCGATCCAGCGTTCGCCGACGTGGATTCTGCCGAAACCGGACCGGCCCTACACCGACCGCGAACGCTGGCTGTTCCGGCGCGTGCCGTTGGCGAAGAAGATCTACCGCACCCGCCTGTGGCTGCGCAGCGAGTCGAACATCGCGGTGATCGAGAACGGCAGCGACAAGACCCAGCAGTTCAAGGCGGTTGCGGTCAACATGTTGGAGTCCACGGTCGCGGACCGAGAACTGCGGCGCCGGCTGACCCCGGATACCCCGCTGGGCTGCAAGAGGCTGGTGTTCTCGTCGGATTTCCTTCCCGCGCTGACCCGTTCGAACGTCGACGTGGTGTCCAGCCCGGCCCGGGCACTGCGGTCGCGGTCACTGGTCACCGCCGAAGGAGACGAATTCGAGGTCGACGTCGTCGTGTGCGCCACGGGGTATGCAGCGGCCGACTATTTGGGGCAGATCGAGGTGACCGGAGAAGGTGGCCGGCCGCTGAGCGAGCGATGGCGCGACGGTGCGCACGCCTATCTCGGCATGGCCGTGCCCGGCTTCCCGAACTTCTTCATGCTGTACGGGCCCAATACCAACGTCGGGTCGAACAGCGTCATCTTCATGCTGGAAGCGCAGGCGCACTACGTGGTGCGTGCGCTGAAATATCTGCGGCGCAAGCGGAAGCGGTACATCGCGGTGCGGGAGCCGGTGATGCAGGACTTCCTGGCCAAGGTCGACCGGTGGATGGTCGGCACGGTGTGGACGACACGGTGCAACAACTACTTCCGGGTGGCAGGTGGACGTGTGGTGACGCAATGGCCGCGCAGCGCCCGGACGTTCTGGGCGATGACTCGTCGATTCCGCCCGGCCGACTACGATTTCGGGGACCGGTAG
- the dxr gene encoding 1-deoxy-D-xylulose-5-phosphate reductoisomerase yields the protein MSERLRVLVLGSTGSIGTQALEVIAANPDRFEIVGLAAGGGNAELLARQRAETGVTNIAVADVAAAERIGDVTYAGADAATRLVEDTDADVVLNSLVGALGLKPTLAALHSGARLALANKESLVAGGPLVLKAAKPGQIVPVDSEHSALAQCLRGGTSDEVARLVLTASGGPFRGWAAKDLEDVTPEQAGAHPTWSMGPMNTLNSASLVNKGLELIETHLLFGIDYDRIDVVVHPQSIVHSMVTFTDGSTLAQASPPDMKLPIALALGWPARVPGAALACDWTTASTWEFEPLNDDVFPAVRLAREAGTRGGCLTAVYNAANEEAAAAFLDGRIRFPAIVRTVADVLGAADQWAAEPSTVEDVLDAQDWARDRARRIVAQEVVPAR from the coding sequence GTGAGTGAGCGGCTACGAGTCCTGGTGCTCGGCAGTACCGGGTCGATCGGTACCCAGGCCCTGGAGGTGATCGCCGCCAACCCCGACCGGTTCGAGATCGTCGGCCTGGCGGCCGGCGGCGGCAATGCCGAACTGCTGGCCCGGCAGCGTGCCGAGACGGGCGTCACCAACATCGCGGTGGCCGACGTCGCCGCGGCCGAGCGCATCGGGGACGTCACGTACGCGGGCGCCGACGCCGCCACTCGGCTGGTCGAGGACACCGACGCCGACGTCGTCCTCAACTCCCTGGTCGGCGCGCTCGGGCTGAAGCCGACGCTGGCGGCGCTGCACTCGGGTGCCCGCCTTGCCCTCGCGAACAAGGAATCGCTGGTCGCCGGCGGACCGCTGGTGCTCAAGGCGGCGAAGCCCGGCCAGATCGTGCCCGTCGACTCCGAGCATTCGGCGCTGGCCCAGTGCCTGCGCGGCGGCACGAGCGACGAAGTGGCCCGGCTGGTGCTCACCGCGTCGGGCGGACCGTTCCGCGGTTGGGCCGCCAAGGACCTCGAGGACGTCACCCCCGAGCAGGCCGGTGCCCACCCCACCTGGTCCATGGGGCCGATGAACACCCTGAACTCGGCGTCACTGGTCAACAAGGGGCTCGAGCTCATCGAGACCCACCTGCTGTTCGGCATCGACTACGACCGCATCGACGTCGTGGTGCACCCGCAGTCCATCGTGCATTCGATGGTCACCTTCACCGACGGCTCGACGCTCGCGCAGGCCAGCCCGCCCGACATGAAGCTGCCCATCGCGCTGGCACTGGGCTGGCCGGCGCGCGTCCCGGGCGCCGCCCTGGCGTGCGACTGGACCACGGCCTCGACCTGGGAGTTCGAGCCACTGAACGACGATGTCTTCCCGGCGGTCCGGCTGGCCCGCGAGGCCGGTACCCGCGGCGGTTGTCTGACCGCGGTCTACAACGCCGCCAACGAAGAGGCGGCGGCAGCGTTCCTCGACGGCCGGATCAGGTTCCCGGCGATCGTGCGGACTGTTGCTGACGTCCTGGGCGCCGCGGATCAATGGGCCGCCGAACCCAGTACCGTGGAGGACGTACTCGATGCGCAGGATTGGGCCCGGGACCGGGCGCGGCGCATCGTCGCACAGGAGGTTGTGCCCGCCCGATGA
- a CDS encoding SRPBCC family protein, whose translation MGVVTTSSQNTFQHRAETIYDFVTDPANWTKTYPGSKYVGNLHDLPLKVGDTWEEGGPDGDRIFTWHLAMAYRPTLWMFTSVGRLGHDRSGEGGMAGRITVEYRFSQPTEGLTLFTRTMTVEAPRDSPMPDNFFRIVNPANIDRYHDAIARELGATQRPGR comes from the coding sequence ATGGGTGTCGTTACCACCAGCTCACAGAACACGTTTCAGCACCGGGCAGAAACCATCTATGACTTCGTGACCGACCCGGCCAACTGGACCAAGACCTATCCCGGCAGCAAGTACGTCGGCAACCTGCACGACCTGCCCCTGAAGGTCGGTGACACCTGGGAAGAAGGCGGACCGGACGGCGACCGCATCTTCACCTGGCACCTCGCCATGGCCTATCGACCGACGCTGTGGATGTTCACCTCCGTCGGCCGGCTCGGGCACGACCGCTCCGGCGAAGGCGGCATGGCCGGGCGCATCACGGTCGAGTACCGGTTCAGCCAGCCGACGGAGGGCCTGACGCTGTTCACCCGCACCATGACCGTCGAAGCCCCGAGAGATTCCCCCATGCCGGACAACTTCTTTCGAATTGTCAACCCGGCCAACATCGATCGCTATCACGACGCCATCGCACGGGAACTCGGCGCTACTCAGCGGCCGGGCCGATAG
- a CDS encoding SDR family NAD(P)-dependent oxidoreductase: MTTTAQPVALVTGAARGQGAAIVARLRRDGFQIAACDVLVDELAVVAGDDAGVLPIGLDVTSADQWHAAVDQIVDRFGGLNALVNNAGVLHRASLSKEGAAGFEDSWRVNCLGPFLGIQACLEPLRAADGAAVVNTCSTGAVRPFPGHAAYGSSKWALRGLTQVAAAELAPSGIRVNAVFPGPVQTPMLDDVTQARLAERSPLGRLGRPGEIADAVAFLVSDQASFITGAELVVDGGQCLQIG; this comes from the coding sequence ATGACCACCACAGCACAGCCGGTGGCACTGGTCACCGGCGCTGCCCGTGGCCAAGGTGCCGCCATCGTCGCTCGATTGCGCCGGGACGGATTCCAGATCGCGGCGTGTGACGTGTTGGTCGATGAACTTGCCGTGGTGGCCGGCGACGACGCCGGTGTCCTGCCGATCGGGCTCGACGTCACGTCGGCAGATCAATGGCACGCCGCCGTGGACCAGATCGTCGACCGTTTCGGTGGGCTCAACGCTCTGGTCAACAACGCCGGTGTGCTGCACCGTGCGTCGCTGAGCAAGGAGGGCGCAGCGGGCTTCGAAGACAGCTGGCGGGTCAACTGCCTCGGCCCGTTCCTGGGCATCCAAGCGTGCCTGGAGCCGCTGCGGGCGGCCGACGGTGCGGCCGTCGTGAACACCTGCAGCACCGGCGCGGTGCGGCCGTTCCCGGGCCATGCCGCATACGGATCGTCCAAGTGGGCGCTGCGTGGGTTGACCCAGGTTGCGGCGGCCGAGCTGGCCCCGTCGGGTATTCGGGTCAATGCCGTGTTCCCGGGACCGGTGCAGACCCCGATGCTCGACGATGTCACGCAGGCCCGGTTGGCCGAACGGTCCCCGCTCGGCCGTCTGGGGCGGCCGGGTGAGATCGCCGATGCGGTCGCATTTCTCGTCTCCGACCAGGCCTCGTTCATCACCGGTGCCGAGCTGGTGGTGGATGGTGGCCAATGCCTGCAGATCGGATGA
- a CDS encoding DUF4097 family beta strand repeat-containing protein, which yields MRTFPTPGPITAAIELGAGAVHVTAADRADTEVRVTPRDPLRAADVRAAEQAHIDFANGALTVTVGKKLLSLSRGAVNVDIALPSLSRLAVAVSSADLRVDGTVGDCRFDAASGNATLDAVEGNIKAATASGDLAVRRVLGNANASTASGELSIDGLDGGLKFQAASGSATVGTLRGSAHSRTASGSLTVAAAESGSISAATASGDVEVGVAQGTAANLDLDSRSGTVRSDLTPAAGPENDDRRLTVHARTASGDITIRRATTVPA from the coding sequence ATGCGAACTTTTCCCACGCCCGGCCCCATCACCGCCGCGATCGAACTGGGTGCCGGCGCGGTGCATGTCACCGCTGCCGACCGCGCTGACACCGAGGTGCGCGTGACGCCGCGTGACCCGCTGCGGGCGGCCGACGTCCGGGCGGCCGAGCAGGCGCACATCGATTTCGCCAACGGCGCGCTGACGGTGACCGTCGGCAAGAAGCTGCTGTCGCTGTCGCGCGGTGCGGTCAACGTCGACATCGCGTTGCCGTCGCTGTCGAGGCTCGCGGTCGCGGTGTCATCAGCGGACCTGCGGGTCGACGGAACAGTCGGCGACTGCCGGTTCGACGCCGCCAGTGGCAACGCCACCCTCGACGCTGTCGAGGGAAACATCAAGGCCGCCACCGCTTCCGGTGACCTGGCAGTCCGCCGCGTGCTGGGCAACGCCAACGCGTCCACGGCTTCGGGGGAGCTGTCGATCGACGGCCTCGACGGCGGCCTGAAGTTTCAGGCAGCCAGTGGCTCGGCGACCGTCGGCACCTTGCGCGGGAGCGCGCACAGCCGGACCGCGTCCGGATCGCTGACCGTGGCCGCCGCCGAGTCGGGATCGATTTCCGCCGCGACCGCCAGCGGCGACGTCGAGGTCGGCGTGGCCCAGGGGACCGCCGCGAACCTCGATCTGGACAGCCGGTCCGGGACCGTGCGCAGCGACCTGACTCCCGCGGCAGGACCCGAGAACGACGACCGGCGGCTGACCGTGCACGCCCGCACCGCCTCGGGCGACATCACCATCCGGCGCGCCACGACTGTGCCGGCCTGA
- the ispG gene encoding flavodoxin-dependent (E)-4-hydroxy-3-methylbut-2-enyl-diphosphate synthase, with amino-acid sequence MTSIGLGMPGVGSEPPAPPTLAPRRKTRQLMVRDVGVGSDYPIAVQSMCTTKTHDVNSTLQQIAELTASGCDIVRVACPRQEDADALAEIARHSQIPVIADIHFQPKYIFAAIDAGCAAVRVNPGNIKEFDGRVKEVAKAAGAAGIPIRIGVNAGSLDPRLLAKYGKATPEALVESALWEASLFEEHGFGDIKISVKHNDPVIMVEAYRQLAAKCDYPLHLGVTEAGPAFQGTIKSAVAFGALLSEGIGDTIRVSLSAPPVEEVKVGNQILESLNLRPRGLEIVSCPSCGRAQVDVYKLANAVSAGLDGLDVPLRVAVMGCVVNGPGEAREADLGVASGNGKGQIFVRGEVIKTVPESQIVETLIEEAMRIAAESGTDASGSPVVTVS; translated from the coding sequence ATGACCTCCATCGGTTTGGGTATGCCGGGCGTCGGCAGCGAGCCCCCGGCACCGCCGACCCTCGCACCGCGCCGTAAGACGCGTCAGCTGATGGTGCGCGACGTCGGCGTCGGCAGCGACTACCCGATCGCGGTGCAGTCGATGTGCACCACGAAGACCCACGACGTGAACTCCACGCTGCAGCAGATCGCTGAGCTGACCGCGTCGGGCTGTGACATCGTCCGGGTGGCGTGTCCGCGGCAGGAGGACGCCGACGCGCTGGCCGAGATCGCTCGGCACAGCCAGATCCCGGTGATCGCCGACATCCACTTCCAGCCCAAGTACATCTTCGCGGCCATCGACGCCGGCTGCGCCGCGGTGCGCGTGAACCCGGGCAACATCAAGGAGTTCGACGGCCGGGTCAAGGAGGTCGCCAAGGCCGCCGGTGCCGCGGGCATCCCGATCCGCATCGGCGTCAACGCCGGTTCGCTGGACCCGCGGTTGCTCGCGAAGTACGGCAAGGCCACGCCGGAGGCGCTCGTCGAGTCGGCGCTCTGGGAGGCCTCGCTGTTCGAGGAACACGGCTTCGGTGACATCAAGATCAGCGTCAAGCACAACGACCCGGTGATCATGGTCGAGGCCTACCGCCAGCTGGCCGCCAAGTGCGACTACCCGCTGCACCTCGGCGTGACCGAGGCCGGTCCGGCGTTCCAGGGCACCATCAAGAGCGCCGTCGCGTTCGGGGCGCTGCTGAGCGAGGGCATCGGCGACACCATCCGGGTCTCGCTGTCCGCGCCGCCAGTGGAAGAAGTCAAGGTCGGCAACCAGATTCTCGAGTCGCTGAACCTGCGGCCCCGCGGCCTGGAGATCGTGTCGTGCCCGTCCTGTGGACGTGCCCAGGTGGACGTCTACAAGCTGGCGAACGCGGTGTCGGCGGGCCTCGACGGGCTGGACGTGCCGCTGCGCGTCGCGGTCATGGGCTGCGTCGTCAACGGCCCGGGTGAGGCCCGCGAGGCGGACCTCGGCGTGGCGTCGGGCAACGGCAAGGGCCAGATTTTCGTGCGCGGTGAGGTGATCAAGACCGTGCCCGAGTCGCAGATCGTCGAGACCCTGATCGAAGAGGCGATGCGAATCGCCGCCGAGTCGGGAACCGATGCGAGCGGTTCGCCCGTCGTAACCGTAAGCTGA
- a CDS encoding DUF2631 domain-containing protein has protein sequence MATTEVERSTGVDVEDVPSAEWGWSKMNRGVIQAGGILSAIFLLVMLRGNHVGHVEDAWLIGFAILLLVIVVRGWWLRRRGWIR, from the coding sequence GTGGCCACCACCGAGGTCGAACGAAGCACCGGCGTCGACGTCGAGGACGTCCCCTCTGCCGAGTGGGGCTGGTCCAAGATGAACCGCGGCGTGATTCAGGCCGGTGGCATCCTGTCTGCCATCTTCTTGCTGGTGATGCTGCGCGGCAACCACGTCGGCCACGTCGAGGACGCCTGGCTGATCGGCTTCGCCATCCTGCTCCTGGTCATCGTCGTGCGCGGCTGGTGGCTGCGGCGCCGCGGCTGGATCCGCTGA
- a CDS encoding HpcH/HpaI aldolase family protein: protein MTSRLQDLLAAKDRIWGGWVTGPTILGPEEFAAAGYDYVGFDLQHGYLDDAAVALILRRLEHVPIATAVRLPSADPAPIGRVLDAGADAVIIAMVESAEQAAAAVAAARFAPEGIRSFGPLRASLGHDIGALQDRVGVFPMVETVAGAAALPEILAVPGIAGVYVGPADLAVSMGRTVADSWRDPAVLEQMSGICAVTTAAGLVAAAHAGAGLVGHTAAGLGFRMLTLASESQALRRGAAENLREATGAAPDTGSRQTGGYR, encoded by the coding sequence ATGACATCACGACTGCAGGACCTGCTGGCCGCCAAAGACCGGATCTGGGGCGGCTGGGTGACCGGCCCGACCATCCTGGGCCCGGAGGAATTCGCCGCGGCGGGATACGACTACGTCGGGTTCGACCTGCAACACGGCTATCTGGACGATGCCGCTGTCGCCCTCATCCTGCGCCGCCTCGAACACGTGCCGATCGCGACGGCGGTGCGGTTGCCATCGGCGGATCCGGCCCCGATCGGCCGGGTGCTGGACGCCGGAGCGGATGCCGTCATCATCGCGATGGTGGAATCCGCCGAGCAGGCGGCCGCAGCGGTCGCCGCGGCCCGCTTTGCGCCGGAGGGGATTCGCAGCTTCGGACCGCTACGGGCCTCGCTGGGCCATGACATCGGCGCCCTGCAGGATCGGGTCGGCGTTTTCCCGATGGTCGAAACGGTGGCGGGCGCCGCGGCGCTGCCGGAGATCCTTGCCGTGCCCGGAATCGCGGGGGTGTATGTCGGACCTGCCGATCTTGCGGTGTCGATGGGCCGAACCGTCGCGGATTCGTGGCGGGATCCCGCGGTGCTGGAACAGATGAGCGGCATCTGCGCGGTCACCACCGCCGCCGGTCTGGTGGCCGCTGCGCACGCGGGTGCGGGCCTGGTGGGTCATACCGCCGCCGGCCTCGGGTTCCGAATGTTGACCCTGGCGTCCGAATCCCAGGCATTGCGGCGGGGTGCGGCCGAAAACCTCAGGGAGGCAACGGGTGCGGCGCCGGACACCGGCAGCCGGCAGACGGGAGGCTACCGATGA
- a CDS encoding M50 family metallopeptidase — translation MMYAIGIVLFALGLLVSVALHECGHMWVARATGMKVRRYFVGFGPTLWSTHRPNRLGSTEYGIKAVPLGGFCDIAGMTSVDEIAPQDEPYAMYKQKVWKRVAVLFAGPAMNIVIGLVLIYGIAVSWGLPDLHAPTSAVIGETACVAPQVAKTGDNPFGPCPHPGAGPAAAAGLKAGDVVVKVGDKPVSTFEEMAKAIRGLSGAVPVVYERGGRTFTTTVNVEQTQRFTNKDSDTAATVGAIGVTAPPQPGPTQYNVLTAIPATFTFTGDLSVELGKSLAKIPTKIGALVHSIAGGERDKETPISVVGASRIGGETVEHGIWVMFWFFLAQLNFVLAAVNLLPLLPFDGGHIAVATFEKIRNMIRAARGKVAAAPVNYLKLMPATYVVLVVVGGYMLLTVTADFVNPIRLFQ, via the coding sequence ATGATGTATGCGATCGGCATCGTGCTCTTTGCGCTGGGCCTGCTGGTATCGGTGGCCCTGCACGAGTGCGGCCACATGTGGGTGGCGCGGGCCACCGGGATGAAGGTGCGGCGGTACTTCGTCGGCTTCGGCCCGACGCTGTGGTCCACGCACCGGCCGAACCGGCTCGGCTCGACCGAGTACGGCATCAAGGCCGTCCCGCTGGGCGGCTTCTGCGACATCGCGGGCATGACGTCGGTCGACGAGATCGCGCCGCAGGACGAGCCCTACGCGATGTACAAGCAGAAGGTGTGGAAGCGCGTCGCGGTGCTGTTCGCCGGACCCGCGATGAACATCGTCATCGGCCTGGTGCTGATCTACGGCATCGCGGTGTCGTGGGGCCTGCCGGACCTCCACGCGCCGACCAGCGCGGTGATCGGTGAGACCGCTTGTGTCGCACCGCAGGTCGCCAAGACGGGGGACAACCCGTTCGGGCCGTGCCCGCACCCGGGCGCCGGACCTGCTGCGGCGGCGGGCCTGAAAGCCGGGGACGTTGTGGTCAAGGTCGGCGACAAGCCGGTCAGCACGTTCGAGGAGATGGCGAAGGCCATCCGCGGCCTCAGCGGCGCCGTCCCCGTCGTGTACGAACGCGGCGGACGGACGTTCACCACCACCGTCAACGTCGAGCAGACGCAGCGATTCACGAACAAGGACTCCGACACCGCTGCGACGGTCGGCGCCATCGGCGTGACCGCGCCGCCGCAGCCCGGACCGACGCAGTACAACGTGCTGACCGCGATACCCGCGACGTTCACCTTCACCGGTGACCTGTCCGTCGAACTGGGTAAGTCGCTGGCGAAGATTCCGACCAAGATCGGCGCGCTCGTCCATTCGATCGCCGGCGGCGAGCGGGACAAGGAGACTCCCATCAGCGTCGTCGGCGCCAGCCGGATCGGCGGGGAGACCGTCGAACACGGCATCTGGGTGATGTTCTGGTTCTTCCTGGCGCAGTTGAACTTCGTCCTCGCCGCGGTAAACCTGCTGCCGCTGCTGCCGTTCGACGGTGGACACATCGCGGTGGCGACTTTCGAGAAGATCCGCAACATGATTCGCGCGGCCCGCGGCAAAGTCGCCGCGGCGCCGGTGAACTACCTCAAGTTGATGCCGGCCACCTATGTCGTGCTGGTGGTGGTCGGCGGCTACATGCTGTTGACCGTGACGGCAGACTTCGTGAACCCCATTCGACTTTTCCAGTAG